The Deinococcus aquiradiocola genome includes a window with the following:
- a CDS encoding COG1470 family protein produces the protein MNANRKKGAGPGGWRCARLLSCLLLGTLAGGTAGAVPVTLHTLLERSGGVGIPARLQVGDAAYDVPEDGLLLDLPVGRYPLRLLTDGGRLAGDGEDSAVLDVTGPATDRDVIVEPQTRLRLDVPAQVTLGEPFEARLTVTNGYGLPITLTPVLNAPDDLLTLGDTRRPLTLASGESGTLTVRMVASAGGTVNLTGTLNESSVQDARDVTVAQARPVTRTDHVLSGGLAELKTDDASVLPGEVTTFDLTLRNPGSTPLSVRATPVFPDWVTPDVESGEQTVTVPVGEEAHLSFSGTVAYGPAQDGRFRVQLSGLPDMTDVSGDLRRELLSLQVAQPDEGSVGVISSVNVLLRNPTHHALTFTLVGGGTGMTVSPVDLSVDAGGTVVGQLQVVPQQAGRLQFTVLPVTVLPNGEDVQIGLPVGSQLLATESGDERRVTTVRQPYALQGVPGLGEPGSNVTLLASLLLPEGVDYVGGSTLVDGQPLPDPRVGPDGRLFWPLGNARASGTLSFRVSHPDLLPTLPPLDLTARVGGRDLYLSGEVDSIRADDATVLTGQERQGLIRQPRQGAVLRGADKTGVVLEGPVGVPVTLSVNGVPVPDAQVGEETVTLGRRRLNFVGVPLRPGRNTLEARYGAQTDVLTVDVAGAPTALRIDAVGAVADGASPVTLRVLAVDANGVTSGNGMVTVNTDLEPLVPDADPREAGYQVTMRDGVAVLRLTPLVTARRVTVSAALGKLTARQSVFVDIQTRERYAYQGSFGVRFSGGDVSVDARLRGYAELPLWGGQLQVAADSDGLRDAVTTASSQGRFPSTGSATEAQGTLSSDFGVAFRFERRNLSAGYYAAPLTLAPLPPLPNFSALRAEVRDLGVAGLTVQGYVGQLPGSAVTETFVPDGRRSFVLESLPQPGSELVTVMSGGISRTLLAGREYTLDTATGTLVLARALSRYDSQFLQQTLVVVYAPASQGARVLSYGVGASYARGPWTVSAAALNVGAGTLAGSRDVPVSYGVQVAYRTPELQAALNYGVSSFDPDGKFALNGTYVSPDARVTASANLTRTPGTGVVGQAEATVRLDAFRVRVAHLSLNVTPASETQPQPVNAQRSTVTVERPVGGGVTLGAGLEYAWARPDGVQGGLAGVLLARYERGGSSLEVTHAQPFGANVAALTRVTGSLALTSSTFLEARLARVWDETGTLVGELGVRQTLGSVNFSVIYQLPNASGESSRARFGVSAPIPITDHLSANVSASVLRDLGNGVFTASGTVALRYRQAGFAATGSVEVGRDFGAQDGRTANRLILRGGASGSLNDNDVSFDAVYNVMPSPGGQFTFGLARRTSDLTLLTYHRLNTGSGALGVATAGIGTVLEGEAQLSWQPWLQSEQPVLHGLQLQPGLAYRVPLSDPSRFAVQGSAGVSVPLSEKFALAATLFVLYQPAQDAPLDLSSALDLKYVVSPGLRFVAGYTLAHVDALTPDARPGFHVRAELYGGTP, from the coding sequence ATGAACGCGAACAGGAAGAAGGGAGCCGGGCCGGGCGGCTGGCGCTGCGCGAGGCTGCTGTCGTGCCTGCTGCTGGGCACCCTGGCGGGCGGCACGGCGGGCGCGGTGCCCGTCACGCTGCACACGCTGCTGGAGCGCAGCGGCGGGGTCGGCATTCCCGCGCGGCTGCAGGTGGGCGACGCGGCGTACGACGTGCCCGAGGACGGACTGCTGCTGGACCTGCCGGTGGGCCGCTACCCGCTGCGGCTCCTGACGGACGGCGGCCGCCTCGCCGGGGACGGGGAGGACAGCGCGGTGCTGGACGTGACGGGTCCCGCTACGGACCGCGACGTGATCGTGGAGCCGCAGACGCGCCTGCGGCTGGACGTGCCTGCACAGGTGACGCTCGGTGAGCCGTTCGAGGCGCGGCTGACCGTCACGAACGGGTACGGCCTGCCGATCACGTTGACCCCCGTCCTGAACGCCCCGGACGACCTGCTGACGCTGGGCGACACGCGCCGCCCACTGACGCTCGCCAGCGGCGAGAGCGGCACGCTGACGGTCCGGATGGTCGCCTCGGCGGGCGGCACCGTGAACCTGACCGGCACGCTGAACGAATCGAGCGTGCAGGACGCGCGCGACGTGACGGTCGCGCAGGCCCGGCCAGTGACGCGCACCGATCACGTCCTGTCGGGCGGCCTCGCGGAACTGAAGACGGACGACGCGTCGGTCCTGCCGGGCGAGGTCACGACCTTCGACCTGACGCTCCGCAACCCCGGCAGCACGCCCCTGAGCGTGCGGGCCACGCCGGTCTTCCCGGACTGGGTGACGCCGGACGTGGAGAGCGGCGAGCAGACCGTGACCGTCCCGGTGGGCGAAGAGGCACACCTGAGCTTCTCCGGCACCGTCGCGTACGGCCCCGCGCAGGACGGACGGTTCCGGGTGCAGCTCTCGGGCCTGCCGGACATGACGGACGTGAGCGGCGACCTGCGGCGCGAACTGCTGAGTCTGCAGGTGGCGCAGCCGGACGAGGGAAGCGTCGGCGTGATCAGCAGCGTGAACGTGCTGCTGCGCAACCCCACGCACCACGCCCTGACCTTCACCCTGGTCGGCGGCGGGACGGGCATGACGGTGTCGCCCGTGGACCTCAGCGTGGACGCGGGCGGCACGGTCGTCGGGCAGCTTCAGGTGGTGCCGCAGCAGGCGGGGCGCCTCCAGTTCACGGTCCTGCCGGTCACGGTGCTGCCGAACGGAGAGGACGTCCAGATCGGGCTGCCGGTCGGCTCGCAGCTGCTCGCCACGGAGTCCGGCGACGAGCGCCGCGTGACCACCGTGCGGCAGCCGTACGCGCTGCAGGGTGTGCCGGGTCTGGGCGAGCCGGGCAGCAACGTGACGCTGCTCGCCTCGCTGCTGCTGCCCGAGGGAGTGGATTACGTGGGCGGCTCGACGCTGGTGGACGGCCAGCCCCTGCCGGACCCGCGCGTCGGGCCGGACGGGCGGCTGTTCTGGCCGCTGGGGAACGCACGGGCCAGCGGCACGCTGAGTTTCCGTGTGAGTCACCCGGACCTGCTGCCGACCCTGCCGCCGCTCGACCTGACGGCCCGCGTGGGCGGACGGGACCTGTACCTGTCGGGCGAGGTGGACAGCATCCGTGCCGACGACGCGACCGTCCTGACGGGGCAGGAGCGGCAGGGCCTGATCCGGCAGCCGCGTCAGGGCGCCGTGCTGCGCGGCGCGGACAAGACGGGCGTGGTGCTGGAAGGTCCGGTCGGGGTGCCCGTCACGCTGAGCGTGAACGGCGTGCCCGTCCCGGACGCGCAGGTGGGCGAGGAGACCGTCACGCTGGGAAGGCGGCGCCTGAATTTCGTGGGTGTGCCGCTGCGGCCCGGCCGGAACACGCTGGAGGCCCGCTACGGCGCGCAGACGGACGTGCTGACCGTGGACGTGGCGGGCGCCCCGACGGCCCTGCGGATCGACGCGGTCGGCGCGGTCGCGGACGGCGCGTCGCCCGTCACGCTGCGGGTGCTGGCGGTGGACGCGAACGGCGTGACGAGCGGCAACGGCATGGTGACCGTCAACACGGACCTCGAACCGCTCGTGCCGGACGCCGACCCGCGCGAGGCGGGATACCAGGTGACGATGCGGGACGGCGTGGCGGTGCTGCGCCTGACGCCGCTCGTGACGGCGCGGCGCGTCACGGTGAGCGCGGCGCTCGGGAAGCTGACGGCGCGGCAGAGCGTGTTCGTGGACATCCAGACGCGAGAACGGTACGCGTACCAGGGGAGTTTCGGGGTGCGGTTCAGTGGCGGGGACGTGAGCGTGGACGCCCGGCTACGCGGGTACGCGGAACTGCCGCTGTGGGGCGGGCAGCTGCAGGTCGCGGCGGACAGCGACGGCCTGCGTGACGCGGTCACGACGGCCAGCAGTCAGGGACGCTTCCCGAGCACCGGGAGCGCCACGGAGGCGCAGGGCACACTGTCGTCGGACTTCGGGGTGGCGTTCCGCTTCGAGCGGCGCAACCTGAGCGCCGGGTACTACGCGGCCCCGCTGACGCTCGCGCCGCTGCCGCCCCTCCCGAACTTCAGTGCCCTGCGCGCCGAGGTCCGCGACCTGGGCGTCGCGGGCCTGACCGTCCAGGGGTACGTGGGGCAGCTGCCGGGCAGCGCGGTCACGGAAACCTTCGTGCCGGACGGACGGCGCTCCTTCGTGCTGGAATCGCTGCCGCAGCCGGGCAGCGAACTCGTGACGGTCATGAGTGGCGGGATCAGCCGGACGCTGCTCGCCGGGCGCGAGTACACCCTCGACACGGCGACCGGCACGCTGGTCCTGGCCCGCGCGCTGAGCCGTTACGACAGTCAGTTCCTGCAGCAGACGCTGGTGGTGGTGTACGCGCCCGCCTCGCAGGGGGCACGCGTCCTGAGTTACGGGGTGGGCGCGAGCTACGCGCGCGGCCCGTGGACCGTGAGTGCCGCCGCCCTGAATGTCGGGGCGGGCACGCTCGCGGGGAGCCGTGACGTGCCCGTCTCGTACGGCGTGCAGGTGGCGTACCGCACGCCGGAACTGCAGGCGGCCCTGAACTACGGCGTGAGCAGCTTCGACCCGGACGGGAAGTTCGCTCTGAACGGCACGTACGTGTCGCCCGACGCGCGCGTCACGGCGAGCGCAAACCTCACGCGCACGCCCGGCACGGGCGTGGTCGGACAGGCGGAGGCGACCGTGCGGCTGGACGCGTTCCGGGTCCGTGTGGCTCACCTGAGCCTGAACGTCACGCCGGCCAGCGAGACGCAGCCGCAGCCGGTCAACGCGCAGCGCAGCACCGTGACGGTGGAGCGCCCGGTGGGCGGCGGCGTGACGCTCGGGGCGGGCCTGGAGTACGCGTGGGCACGGCCGGACGGCGTGCAGGGCGGGCTGGCCGGTGTGCTGCTCGCCCGCTACGAGCGGGGAGGGTCGTCGCTGGAAGTGACGCACGCACAGCCGTTCGGCGCGAACGTGGCGGCCCTGACGAGGGTGACGGGCAGCCTCGCGCTGACGAGCAGCACCTTCCTGGAGGCGCGACTCGCCCGCGTCTGGGACGAGACCGGCACACTGGTCGGCGAGCTCGGGGTCCGGCAGACGCTGGGCAGCGTGAACTTCTCGGTGATCTACCAGCTGCCGAACGCGAGCGGCGAGAGCAGCCGCGCCCGCTTCGGGGTGTCGGCGCCCATCCCCATCACGGACCACCTGAGCGCGAACGTCAGCGCCAGCGTGCTGCGCGACCTGGGAAACGGCGTGTTCACCGCGTCCGGCACGGTCGCCCTGCGATACCGGCAGGCGGGCTTCGCGGCGACCGGCAGCGTGGAGGTCGGGCGGGACTTCGGCGCGCAGGACGGCCGCACCGCCAACCGCCTGATCCTGCGCGGCGGCGCGAGCGGCAGCCTGAACGACAACGACGTGTCCTTCGACGCGGTGTACAACGTGATGCCGTCCCCGGGCGGTCAGTTCACGTTCGGCCTGGCGCGCCGCACGTCGGACCTGACCCTGCTCACGTACCACCGCCTGAACACGGGCAGCGGCGCGCTCGGCGTGGCGACCGCAGGCATCGGCACGGTTCTGGAGGGCGAAGCGCAGCTCAGCTGGCAGCCGTGGCTGCAGAGCGAGCAGCCGGTCCTGCACGGCCTGCAGCTGCAGCCGGGCCTCGCGTACCGGGTGCCGCTGAGCGACCCGTCGCGCTTCGCGGTGCAGGGCAGCGCGGGCGTGAGCGTGCCGCTCAGCGAGAAGTTCGCGCTGGCCGCGACCCTGTTCGTGCTGTACCAGCCGGCCCAGGACGCACCGCTCGACCTGTCCTCCGCCCTCGACCTGAAGTACGTGGTGTCGCCGGGCCTGCGTTTCGTGGCGGGCTACACGCTCGCCCACGTGGACGCCCTGACGCCCGACGCCCGTCCCGGATTCCACGTCCGTGCCGAACTCTACGGGGGAACACCTTGA
- a CDS encoding DUF11 domain-containing protein, which translates to MPVRPVRALGAALVLLAMFLTALLGSTARAGSCQGVGCVTAGPRLAQVDSTQGPLLNALLGGLLGSSLNVSVADWNALNSNSVDLGLFLNALQARTSTGSTTAALNANATLAQFLGAAVDAAQLQGDTAAVNAIGALTGGLNVPALNLTARVGDFLRLSFNQAAFAGTRLNLLNLVTGGVQLFNSANTLTTASNPISLGSLSVNLSSLGIAGLSATTPTVTLYAQVTEPPIMICGPSGTQFYTASIRVKLNVDLSGLDNLGVTGVAGATLSLTNVRLYLDVARAQGTLGTVSAVSRALSLQATPGLVNLYLGDIPDSTFFNRTHVLTGADLGYARIGTASASVSVLGVGSQVVNMDVNARASGNGSYPLGTLSFGGPYPQSAKVGSSTAAVPVLVDDLLQTLDVKLTVTSSVLLGLEGAVNTLVSTLTAPVRTLSGTVLRPILVAVLQATVDRLLALLGIGIGQAEVTVLGVNNACTVTGNVYRDTEPDGTRSGTESWGGPAVWVTQTVSGAARQSSAVGASDGAFSFTLGEGTSVLLVSPSAGAITPARPAGYVFVNPVGGSVTRVVDASSTSVPDVSFGLFAGDRVTGTVFRDDGRGGGTPNNARQDGTEPILTAETLTLTGSGGIRTASTDTQGRYTLYVPGGWTANRVSTGSSPVTGVYDGSAVTLAGSVGGTGVRPYPLPDPSGTDRQADFGVVRSLTLSAAAAQSSEAPVTLRYLHTLKPGTLGTLSVSAISAYPARVSLDSNCDGTVDASERATTVTTVTVDAAWPRDPSGDLKGCAAELALDVPAGTPDGSSDNALLNVTLAWSGNAGVTDAAGTADRSTVVPGTVLSKKVSNLTRAPATEADTVDAYPGDTLRYCLTATNTGPFTASAVVVQDTLKPSVTYAPGTLTLDGTTLTDAADTDAGELVARQVTVRVPTLAAGAQTRICFQVLVP; encoded by the coding sequence TTGCCTGTCCGTCCCGTGCGCGCCCTGGGGGCCGCACTCGTCCTGCTCGCCATGTTCCTCACCGCGCTGCTCGGCTCGACGGCCCGCGCGGGCAGCTGTCAGGGCGTCGGGTGCGTCACGGCCGGCCCGCGTCTCGCGCAGGTGGACAGCACGCAGGGTCCCCTGCTGAACGCACTGCTGGGCGGCCTGCTCGGCAGCAGCCTGAACGTGAGCGTCGCCGACTGGAACGCCCTGAACAGCAACAGCGTGGACCTGGGCCTGTTCCTGAACGCCCTGCAGGCCCGTACGAGCACCGGCAGCACCACCGCCGCCCTGAACGCGAACGCCACGCTCGCGCAGTTCCTGGGGGCCGCCGTGGACGCCGCGCAGCTGCAGGGCGACACGGCCGCCGTGAACGCCATCGGTGCGCTGACGGGCGGCCTGAACGTCCCGGCCCTGAACCTCACGGCGCGGGTGGGGGATTTCCTGCGGCTGAGTTTCAACCAGGCGGCCTTCGCGGGCACGCGGCTGAACCTGCTGAACCTCGTGACGGGCGGCGTGCAGCTCTTCAACTCTGCCAACACCCTCACGACGGCCAGCAACCCCATCTCGCTCGGCAGCCTGAGCGTGAACCTCTCCAGCCTCGGGATCGCGGGCCTGAGCGCCACGACGCCCACCGTGACGCTGTACGCGCAGGTGACGGAACCGCCCATCATGATCTGCGGGCCGAGCGGCACGCAGTTCTACACGGCGTCCATCCGCGTGAAGCTGAACGTGGACCTCAGCGGCCTGGACAACCTCGGCGTGACGGGCGTGGCGGGCGCGACCCTCAGCCTCACGAACGTCAGGCTGTACCTGGACGTGGCGCGCGCGCAGGGAACGCTCGGCACGGTGAGCGCCGTGAGCCGCGCCCTGAGCCTGCAGGCCACGCCGGGCCTCGTGAACCTTTACCTGGGCGACATTCCGGACAGCACCTTCTTCAACCGGACGCACGTCCTGACGGGCGCGGACCTGGGCTACGCACGGATCGGCACGGCGAGCGCCAGCGTGAGCGTGCTGGGCGTCGGCAGTCAGGTCGTGAACATGGACGTGAACGCCAGAGCGTCCGGGAACGGCAGTTACCCGCTCGGCACCCTCAGCTTCGGCGGGCCGTACCCGCAGTCCGCCAAGGTCGGGAGTTCCACGGCGGCCGTGCCGGTGCTGGTGGACGACCTGCTGCAGACGCTCGACGTCAAGCTGACCGTGACGAGCAGCGTCCTGCTGGGTCTGGAGGGGGCCGTGAACACCCTGGTCAGCACCCTGACCGCGCCCGTCCGGACCCTGAGCGGCACGGTGCTGCGCCCCATACTGGTGGCGGTGCTGCAGGCGACGGTGGACCGGCTGCTGGCACTGCTCGGCATCGGGATCGGGCAGGCGGAGGTGACGGTCCTCGGCGTGAACAACGCCTGCACCGTGACCGGCAACGTCTACCGCGACACCGAACCGGACGGCACGCGCAGCGGCACCGAGAGCTGGGGCGGCCCCGCCGTGTGGGTCACGCAGACCGTGAGCGGCGCGGCCCGCCAGAGCAGCGCGGTGGGCGCCAGCGACGGCGCCTTCAGCTTCACGCTCGGCGAGGGGACCTCCGTGCTGCTCGTCTCCCCCAGCGCTGGTGCGATCACGCCCGCCCGGCCCGCCGGGTACGTGTTCGTGAACCCCGTGGGCGGCAGTGTGACGCGCGTGGTGGACGCCAGCAGCACCTCGGTGCCCGACGTGAGCTTCGGGCTGTTCGCGGGTGACCGCGTGACCGGCACCGTGTTCCGCGACGACGGGCGCGGCGGCGGCACACCGAACAACGCCCGCCAGGACGGCACCGAGCCTATCCTGACCGCCGAGACGCTCACCCTGACCGGCAGCGGCGGCATCCGCACCGCCAGCACCGACACGCAGGGCCGGTACACCCTGTACGTCCCGGGCGGCTGGACCGCGAACCGCGTCAGCACCGGCAGCAGCCCCGTGACGGGCGTGTACGACGGCAGCGCCGTCACCCTGGCAGGAAGCGTGGGCGGCACGGGTGTCCGGCCGTACCCGCTGCCGGACCCGAGCGGCACGGACCGGCAGGCGGACTTCGGCGTGGTGCGGTCCCTGACGCTCAGCGCGGCCGCCGCGCAGAGCAGCGAGGCGCCCGTCACGCTGCGCTACCTGCACACCCTGAAACCCGGCACGCTCGGCACGCTGAGCGTCTCGGCCATCAGCGCGTACCCGGCGCGCGTGTCCCTGGACAGCAACTGCGACGGGACCGTGGACGCCAGCGAGCGGGCCACGACCGTCACGACCGTCACGGTGGACGCCGCGTGGCCGCGCGACCCGTCCGGCGACCTGAAAGGCTGCGCCGCCGAACTGGCCCTCGACGTGCCCGCCGGAACGCCCGACGGCAGCAGCGACAACGCCCTGCTGAACGTCACGCTCGCATGGAGCGGCAACGCGGGCGTCACCGACGCGGCAGGCACCGCCGACCGCAGCACCGTCGTGCCCGGCACGGTCCTCAGCAAGAAGGTCAGCAACCTGACGCGCGCGCCCGCCACCGAAGCCGACACGGTCGACGCGTACCCCGGCGACACGCTCCGGTACTGCCTGACCGCCACCAACACCGGCCCCTTCACGGCGAGCGCCGTGGTGGTGCAGGACACCCTGAAACCCAGCGTCACGTACGCGCCCGGCACCCTCACGCTCGACGGGACGACCCTGACGGACGCGGCCGACACGGACGCGGGCGAGCTCGTGGCGCGGCAGGTGACGGTGCGCGTCCCGACCCTCGCTGCGGGCGCGCAGACGCGCATCTGCTTCCAGGTCCTCG
- a CDS encoding SdrD B-like domain-containing protein encodes MPRVSPLPLRAPERAASLLAGGLALLLAATGTVQAQAAAPGATVQNTAALQAGALSVPSNTVTLRRQGACVPQVGPDGSTASPSRTLSFVAPGTVTVPYTVTQTGLRAGAVTLAAELLTPTPGVTVTVLAAQSGSAALQPLTDLTLAPGEQRAVLLGVSASGPVNGPLLVNLTATCADGTRDASNVTRLDALQNLTLLLTHTVMPAQASVGDAPTFTAAVQNPAGSALQTELRVTLPAGLAYVGGSGSLSVPGGSVRQEGNVLIFTGVVPAGRKLQVTYRAVVLAGAAAQLTAVASATGVLTDGTALTSNEAGAALSVTAGVFDRRATLTGEVFIDANGNSRRDPGETPLAGVRVLLANGVQSLTDDQGRYTFRNLVPGSWLVTLDRGQAPFQAAPGLGTRTVDVAVLTTADFALLRPQATLSTPVRDGGSVQQGPLRLMRTVKALPGGGTLVTLVLTSSVPVTDVVLSESLPDDSVKEFRFATLTGTRTLTYVLPGPAADSDPQLSWRLP; translated from the coding sequence ATGCCGCGCGTCTCTCCCCTTCCCCTCCGCGCTCCAGAACGCGCGGCGTCCCTCCTCGCGGGCGGTCTGGCACTGCTGCTCGCGGCGACGGGCACCGTGCAGGCACAGGCGGCCGCTCCCGGCGCGACCGTGCAGAACACGGCGGCGCTGCAGGCCGGTGCGCTGAGCGTCCCGTCGAACACCGTGACGCTGCGCCGCCAGGGGGCCTGCGTGCCGCAGGTCGGCCCGGACGGCAGCACGGCCAGCCCCTCGCGCACCCTGAGTTTCGTGGCGCCCGGCACGGTCACGGTGCCGTACACGGTCACGCAGACGGGCCTGCGCGCCGGGGCCGTCACGCTGGCCGCCGAACTGCTCACGCCCACGCCGGGTGTGACCGTCACGGTGCTGGCCGCGCAGAGCGGCTCGGCGGCCCTGCAGCCGCTGACGGACCTGACGCTCGCGCCGGGCGAGCAGCGCGCCGTGCTGCTCGGCGTGAGTGCGTCCGGGCCCGTGAACGGTCCACTGCTCGTGAACCTCACGGCGACCTGCGCGGACGGGACGCGCGACGCGTCGAACGTCACGCGCCTCGACGCCCTGCAGAACCTGACGCTGCTGCTCACGCACACCGTCATGCCCGCTCAGGCGAGCGTGGGCGACGCCCCGACCTTCACGGCCGCCGTGCAGAACCCCGCCGGGAGCGCCCTGCAGACCGAGCTGCGCGTGACGCTCCCGGCGGGCCTCGCGTACGTGGGCGGGTCGGGCAGCCTGAGCGTGCCGGGCGGCAGCGTCCGGCAGGAGGGGAACGTCCTGATCTTCACGGGCGTCGTCCCGGCCGGTCGGAAGCTGCAGGTCACGTACCGCGCCGTGGTCCTGGCGGGCGCGGCCGCGCAGCTGACGGCCGTGGCGAGCGCGACCGGCGTGCTGACGGACGGCACGGCGCTCACCTCGAACGAGGCGGGCGCGGCCCTGAGCGTCACGGCAGGCGTCTTCGACCGGCGCGCGACCCTGACGGGTGAGGTGTTCATCGACGCGAACGGCAACAGTCGCCGCGACCCCGGCGAGACGCCGCTCGCGGGCGTGCGCGTGCTGCTCGCCAACGGCGTCCAGTCCCTCACGGACGACCAGGGACGGTACACCTTCCGGAACCTCGTGCCGGGCAGCTGGCTCGTGACGCTCGACCGTGGTCAGGCACCCTTCCAGGCCGCGCCGGGCCTCGGGACGCGCACGGTGGACGTGGCGGTCCTCACGACGGCCGACTTCGCGCTGCTGCGCCCACAGGCGACGCTGTCCACCCCGGTCCGTGACGGCGGGAGCGTGCAGCAGGGTCCGCTGCGCCTGATGCGGACCGTGAAGGCCCTGCCGGGCGGCGGGACGCTCGTGACGCTCGTCCTGACGTCCAGCGTGCCGGTCACGGACGTGGTGCTGAGCGAGTCCCTGCCGGACGACAGCGTGAAGGAATTCCGTTTCGCGACCCTGACGGGCACGCGCACCCTGACGTACGTCCTGCCCGGTCCGGCGGCCGACAGCGATCCGCAGCTGAGCTGGAGGCTCCCATGA